One genomic window of Magnolia sinica isolate HGM2019 chromosome 3, MsV1, whole genome shotgun sequence includes the following:
- the LOC131240610 gene encoding uncharacterized protein LOC131240610 isoform X1: MVSSLQLQNVRLAKVALRPGAGNMVNGILWKLLLLKGKNSLSLPKLVGDERAKARSLATIYSHPVVPHEPSLHMDDFVRIKTGMQTFIQAGLLKDGLSSVQDESAGQFFF; the protein is encoded by the exons ATGGTATCTTCTCTTCAACTCCAGAATGTAAGGCTTGCAAAGGTAGCACTTAGGCCTGGTGCGGGTAACATGGTGAACGGAATTCTGTGGAAGCTACTTTTACTGAAG GGAAAAAACTCACTTTCACTACCTAAACTGGTGGGTGATGAACGTGCAAAAGCACGCTCTCTGGCAACTATTTATTCACATCCGGTG GTTCCTCACGAACCATCCTTGCATATGGATGATTTTGTCCGCATCAAAACCGGCATGCAG ACTTTCATACAAGCCGGGTTATTGAAAGACGGTCTATCTTCAGTTCAGGATGAGAGTGCAGGTCAGTTCTTTTTCTAG
- the LOC131240610 gene encoding uncharacterized protein LOC131240610 isoform X2 — protein MVNGILWKLLLLKGKNSLSLPKLVGDERAKARSLATIYSHPVVPHEPSLHMDDFVRIKTGMQTFIQAGLLKDGLSSVQDESAGQFFF, from the exons ATGGTGAACGGAATTCTGTGGAAGCTACTTTTACTGAAG GGAAAAAACTCACTTTCACTACCTAAACTGGTGGGTGATGAACGTGCAAAAGCACGCTCTCTGGCAACTATTTATTCACATCCGGTG GTTCCTCACGAACCATCCTTGCATATGGATGATTTTGTCCGCATCAAAACCGGCATGCAG ACTTTCATACAAGCCGGGTTATTGAAAGACGGTCTATCTTCAGTTCAGGATGAGAGTGCAGGTCAGTTCTTTTTCTAG